From Dehalococcoidia bacterium, the proteins below share one genomic window:
- a CDS encoding NADH:flavin oxidoreductase codes for MAGREGSIAFQTGEIGGMKLKNRLVRSATFEAMATDDGKVTNAQVELYRTLAEGGVGLIITGHAAVHLGWSAGRHMTRISDDSFIPLVRKIARAVHEVGNNCRVVLQLTQFGRQCGIQCLKPLVEPVAPSAVYDTLFKRTPRELTSEEIDEIIECFSQAILRARQAEFDGVQLHAAHGYLLSSFLSPHTNRREDEYGGSTQGHAMIMKEIYERATRKVGDDFPILVKINSDDLFPGGIDANEATRIAEELARIGYTAIEVSGGTWEAITRSKEELGWKPVLLPESKVGIKTKEQEAYFWEAAKRIKKKVAIPIILVGGIKSIDKIEEILKEGSVDFCSMARSLIREPDLPNRWLQGMGSETAKCKSCNACIPIDEPLKCKGN; via the coding sequence ATGGCTGGAAGAGAAGGTTCGATAGCGTTTCAAACGGGGGAAATCGGGGGCATGAAGCTCAAGAACCGCCTGGTGCGCTCCGCGACCTTCGAAGCCATGGCCACCGATGATGGCAAGGTCACGAACGCTCAGGTGGAACTCTACCGTACCCTGGCCGAAGGTGGCGTGGGCCTCATAATCACCGGGCATGCGGCTGTGCATCTTGGCTGGTCAGCCGGGCGGCACATGACCCGAATATCAGATGATTCTTTCATACCTTTGGTCAGGAAGATTGCCAGAGCTGTGCACGAAGTCGGCAACAACTGCAGGGTCGTTCTACAATTAACTCAGTTTGGAAGGCAATGCGGAATACAATGCCTCAAACCCCTGGTGGAACCAGTCGCGCCATCAGCGGTCTACGATACGCTATTCAAGCGCACGCCGAGGGAGCTTACTTCGGAGGAGATAGACGAGATTATCGAGTGCTTTTCCCAGGCAATACTGAGAGCCAGGCAGGCTGAGTTCGACGGCGTGCAACTGCACGCTGCCCATGGCTACCTCTTATCCTCTTTCCTATCACCACATACCAACCGGAGGGAGGACGAATACGGCGGAAGCACTCAAGGGCACGCCATGATTATGAAAGAGATATATGAGCGCGCTACCCGAAAGGTCGGGGATGACTTCCCCATACTGGTCAAGATAAATAGCGATGACCTTTTCCCCGGGGGAATCGACGCAAATGAGGCGACGAGAATAGCAGAAGAACTTGCCAGGATAGGGTACACGGCCATAGAGGTCAGCGGTGGAACCTGGGAAGCCATTACCAGAAGCAAAGAGGAACTGGGGTGGAAGCCCGTACTGCTTCCCGAGTCGAAGGTTGGTATAAAAACCAAGGAACAGGAGGCTTATTTCTGGGAAGCCGCCAAAAGGATTAAGAAAAAGGTAGCTATCCCGATCATCCTTGTAGGAGGGATTAAGTCTATCGACAAAATCGAGGAAATATTAAAAGAGGGCAGTGTGGACTTCTGCTCAATGGCGAGGTCTCTGATTAGAGAGCCGGATCTGCCCAATCGCTGGCTCCAGGGAATGGGGAGCGAGACAGCTAAATGCAAGTCATGCAACGCTTGCATCCCGATAGACGAGCCCTTGAAATGCAAAGGTAATTGA
- a CDS encoding universal stress protein encodes MYKRMLVPLDGSELAELVFGYAKELAGRLDLDLILLHVSGSSEHDLLPIHRAYIERAAEILRRQSAEVQEKTRSKPGGKAVEAQGELVVGHPAEEILRYAGENNIDLILMATHGRSGVKRWALGSVADKVLRASKVPVWLVRAGIPGEVVHDKWPRRTLLVPLDGSKLAESVLPHVEALAKQRGTELVDVVLLRVCELPVISADYPEAIMELSWEEHVEQEKAWHKRAAERYLAEVEKRLSDAGLKVRSEILLGRPIDEIIEYANKNPFNLIVLSTHGRTGVIRWAYGQVADKVLQRSTSPIFLVRPH; translated from the coding sequence ATGTACAAGAGGATGCTCGTTCCATTGGACGGTTCAGAGCTAGCCGAACTGGTCTTCGGTTACGCAAAAGAACTTGCGGGGAGGTTAGATCTAGATTTAATTCTGCTTCATGTCTCTGGATCCAGTGAACACGACTTGCTCCCAATACATCGAGCCTATATCGAGCGGGCAGCTGAGATTCTGAGGCGTCAGTCAGCAGAGGTTCAGGAAAAGACAAGAAGTAAACCCGGGGGTAAAGCAGTAGAAGCACAAGGTGAATTAGTGGTGGGCCACCCTGCTGAAGAGATTCTTCGTTATGCCGGTGAGAATAATATCGACCTGATACTCATGGCGACCCATGGTCGGTCCGGGGTTAAGCGCTGGGCTTTGGGGAGCGTAGCTGACAAGGTGCTCCGCGCATCAAAGGTACCTGTTTGGCTTGTCAGAGCCGGTATCCCGGGAGAAGTCGTCCACGACAAATGGCCAAGGAGAACGCTGCTGGTTCCCCTTGATGGCTCAAAGCTCGCTGAATCTGTACTCCCCCATGTTGAAGCGCTGGCAAAACAGCGGGGTACAGAGTTGGTGGATGTGGTTCTGCTCCGAGTTTGTGAACTTCCCGTTATTTCGGCTGATTACCCAGAGGCGATCATGGAATTGAGCTGGGAAGAGCATGTGGAGCAGGAAAAGGCATGGCATAAGCGGGCAGCTGAGAGGTACCTGGCTGAAGTTGAGAAGCGGCTTAGTGATGCTGGCCTAAAGGTACGGTCAGAAATATTACTGGGAAGACCAATCGATGAAATCATTGAGTACGCGAATAAAAATCCGTTCAATCTCATTGTTCTATCAACCCACGGGCGCACTGGAGTAATACGGTGGGCTTATGGCCAAGTTGCTGATAAGGTACTGCAAAGAAGCACCAGCCCCATATTCCTGGTAAGGCCACACTAA
- a CDS encoding YfcE family phosphodiesterase, whose product MKNRIVVISDTHARSIDVMPRELLAELAAADLVVHCGDYISIALLKELRQLAKSFIGVCGNMDPKEIRDELPDKTVFKVGAKRVGVIHQLWGGPPWGIEGDIAREFEAVDIILFGHTHDVSHETIGSVVFLNPGQAYPSFKTPASAGILAVEGEGITVELKTF is encoded by the coding sequence GTGAAAAACAGGATTGTAGTGATCTCCGATACCCACGCCAGGAGCATTGACGTGATGCCTCGAGAGCTGCTGGCGGAGCTGGCCGCGGCTGACCTGGTTGTTCATTGCGGGGACTATATCAGCATAGCGTTGCTCAAGGAATTGCGCCAACTGGCGAAAAGTTTCATCGGCGTATGCGGCAATATGGACCCAAAGGAGATTCGAGATGAGCTTCCCGATAAGACGGTTTTTAAGGTCGGCGCGAAGCGAGTCGGGGTTATCCACCAGCTCTGGGGTGGCCCGCCCTGGGGGATCGAGGGGGATATTGCCAGGGAGTTCGAAGCGGTGGACATCATCCTCTTCGGCCACACCCACGATGTCAGCCATGAGACGATAGGGAGCGTGGTTTTCCTCAACCCAGGGCAGGCCTATCCATCCTTTAAAACACCCGCCTCTGCAGGAATCTTGGCGGTAGAGGGGGAAGGAATAACGGTCGAGCTAAAGACCTTTTAG
- a CDS encoding Smr/MutS family protein: MSRQDRPSKELPSAPAEEIHLRRLTVDEALWRLDRYLNDAFIAGMPWVRVIHGKGTGTLRHAVREELGSSPMVKSFRPAGLEEGGNGATIVELANQ, from the coding sequence TTGAGTAGGCAAGACCGCCCGTCAAAGGAACTTCCAAGCGCGCCAGCGGAGGAGATTCACCTTCGCCGCCTAACCGTGGATGAGGCGCTATGGAGGCTCGACCGCTATCTCAACGATGCCTTCATCGCCGGTATGCCCTGGGTAAGGGTGATCCATGGCAAGGGAACGGGGACGCTTCGTCATGCTGTGCGTGAGGAGCTGGGGAGCAGCCCCATGGTCAAATCATTCAGGCCTGCCGGGCTGGAAGAGGGTGGTAATGGCGCCACCATAGTGGAACTGGCAAATCAGTGA
- the rph gene encoding ribonuclease PH: MLRLDGRSNDELRPIRIIPGFQPHAEGSALIELGQTKVICAVTVKDRVPAFLRGERRGWITAEYAMLPRSTNTRTPREESRSGGRTHEIQRLIGRSLRAVVDLDTLGERTLLFDCDVLQADGGTRTAAITGSYVALVQTLNTLLAKGLIPSLPIRSAVAATSVGIVGGEQLLDLCYDEDSWAEVDFNVVMTGKGTFVEIQGTAEASPFSKEAIDALLALAQGGMAKLFQAQKDALDILKG; this comes from the coding sequence TTGCTCAGGTTAGATGGTCGTTCCAACGACGAGCTTCGCCCTATTAGGATCATACCCGGCTTTCAACCCCATGCCGAAGGGTCTGCGCTCATTGAGCTGGGGCAGACAAAGGTGATCTGCGCCGTAACCGTAAAGGATCGTGTTCCCGCCTTTCTCAGGGGGGAGCGAAGAGGCTGGATCACCGCCGAGTACGCCATGCTCCCGCGTTCCACCAACACCAGGACGCCGCGGGAGGAGAGTCGCTCAGGTGGAAGAACACACGAGATTCAGCGTCTCATCGGGCGCTCCCTGAGAGCAGTGGTCGATCTCGATACCCTCGGCGAGCGGACGCTCCTCTTTGACTGTGACGTGCTCCAGGCCGATGGAGGCACCAGGACGGCGGCGATCACAGGCTCCTATGTGGCCCTGGTTCAAACCCTGAATACCCTGCTAGCAAAGGGACTCATACCTTCCCTCCCCATAAGAAGTGCGGTGGCGGCAACCAGCGTGGGTATCGTGGGCGGGGAACAGCTCCTCGACCTCTGCTATGATGAGGACTCCTGGGCTGAGGTTGACTTCAATGTGGTAATGACCGGCAAGGGGACATTTGTGGAGATTCAGGGGACTGCTGAAGCGAGTCCCTTCTCCAAAGAGGCCATCGACGCCCTGCTCGCCCTGGCTCAAGGGGGCATGGCGAAGCTTTTCCAGGCTCAGAAAGATGCGCTGGATATCCTGAAGGGCTAG
- a CDS encoding CoA transferase → MKMPHHALFGLLVLDLSQNISGPYSTKLLADYGAEVIKIEKPPLGDTGRRVGPFHSDHPDIEKSGLFLFLNTSKKGITLNLDCESGLQIFRMLVERADILVENFRPGVMASMGLDYDKLAEINPELIMTSISCFGQWGPYREWDGSDIVAQAMGGLMGLTGEADGTPLKLPLSQAEYQAGLNAAVATLCALYFRDETRKGQHIDVSLQEAVASILEASVTMYSYSGFVRGRTGSRHHLQCPSRVMPTRDGYIHVQAGANWDHFSTFLDTPQLMQPRFASPLRYQYADEVESLIQPWIENRDKREIFTTAQEWRIPFAPVLGIDELMGDPQYEARGFFHEIGHPQAGTLTYPGAPFRMSETPAEVRRAPLLGEHNDEVYSEALGLSQDHLIELKEQGVI, encoded by the coding sequence ATGAAAATGCCCCATCACGCGTTATTCGGTCTGCTGGTCTTAGACCTCTCCCAGAATATCTCCGGCCCATACTCTACCAAACTGCTCGCCGATTACGGGGCAGAGGTAATCAAGATAGAAAAGCCACCCCTCGGCGACACAGGCCGCAGGGTGGGACCCTTCCACAGCGACCATCCTGACATTGAGAAAAGCGGGCTTTTTCTATTTCTTAACACCAGCAAGAAAGGCATTACCCTTAACCTGGATTGTGAAAGTGGCCTTCAGATATTCAGGATGCTGGTAGAGAGGGCGGATATACTGGTGGAGAACTTTCGTCCCGGGGTGATGGCCAGCATGGGGCTCGATTATGATAAGCTGGCGGAGATAAACCCCGAGCTGATAATGACCTCCATATCCTGTTTTGGGCAGTGGGGACCATATCGGGAGTGGGATGGCTCGGATATTGTAGCCCAGGCAATGGGCGGATTGATGGGGCTTACCGGGGAGGCTGACGGCACGCCGCTGAAGCTCCCCCTATCTCAGGCGGAGTATCAGGCAGGGCTCAATGCAGCGGTGGCAACCCTCTGCGCCCTCTATTTTCGAGACGAGACCCGTAAGGGGCAACACATCGATGTCTCCCTTCAGGAGGCGGTCGCCTCCATCCTCGAAGCCTCGGTAACCATGTATAGCTACAGCGGCTTCGTCAGGGGGCGCACTGGCTCGCGCCACCACCTTCAGTGCCCTTCAAGGGTGATGCCCACCAGGGATGGCTATATCCATGTTCAGGCGGGGGCAAACTGGGACCATTTCTCCACCTTTCTGGATACCCCTCAGCTCATGCAGCCCCGTTTCGCATCTCCCCTGCGCTACCAATATGCCGATGAGGTCGAGAGCTTGATACAGCCCTGGATTGAAAACCGTGATAAACGGGAGATCTTCACTACTGCACAGGAGTGGCGGATTCCCTTCGCTCCGGTGCTCGGGATCGATGAGCTGATGGGGGACCCTCAATATGAAGCAAGGGGCTTCTTTCACGAAATAGGACACCCCCAGGCCGGTACCCTTACCTACCCGGGAGCCCCCTTCAGGATGAGCGAGACCCCCGCCGAGGTGCGGCGGGCGCCGCTCCTCGGTGAGCATAACGATGAGGTTTATAGTGAGGCATTGGGCTTAAGCCAGGACCACCTTATAGAGCTGAAGGAGCAAGGGGTTATCTAG